A stretch of Cicer arietinum cultivar CDC Frontier isolate Library 1 chromosome 5, Cicar.CDCFrontier_v2.0, whole genome shotgun sequence DNA encodes these proteins:
- the LOC101510718 gene encoding uncharacterized protein produces MLQFPAYMTQYQLSTRTIPTSYLLPSQWPQPQNEELLLAMEESDFEEKCNEIRKMNSNLVVIGKATNENDKEEFDNDADDDDPDNAEESEGEEFEQETG; encoded by the exons ATGTTACAGTTTCCGGCGTATATGACGCAGTACCAATTGTCGACAAGGACGATTCCGACGTCGTATTTGCTACCCTCTCAGTGGCCTCAGCCCCAAAATGAAGAACTCCTTCTCGCTATGGAAGAGtctgattttgaagaaaag TGCAATGAAATCAGGAAGATGAACAGCAACCTGGTTGTGATAGGGAAAGCCACTAACGAAAATGATAAAGAAGAATTCGACAACGATGCTGATGATGATGATCCTGACAATGCAGAGGAATCTGAGGGCGAAGAATTTGAGCAAGAAACTGGCTGA